A genomic segment from Microbacterium sp. SORGH_AS_0428 encodes:
- a CDS encoding rhodanese-like domain-containing protein has protein sequence MNSITVQQLREREGVPLIDVREVEEFASGHVPGAVNVPMSTIGDNLDRLPEGPFDVICQMGGRSARVVQALEARGYEATNVDGGTGEWIAAGYPVES, from the coding sequence ATGAATTCGATCACGGTGCAGCAGCTGCGCGAGCGCGAGGGCGTTCCTCTCATCGACGTGCGAGAGGTGGAGGAGTTCGCCTCCGGCCACGTGCCCGGCGCGGTCAACGTTCCCATGTCGACCATCGGCGACAACCTCGATCGTCTGCCCGAGGGGCCCTTCGACGTCATCTGCCAGATGGGCGGTCGCTCGGCGCGCGTGGTGCAGGCGCTCGAAGCCCGCGGATACGAGGCCACGAACGTCGACGGCGGCACGGGCGAGTGGATCGCCGCGGGCTACCCGGTCGAGTCCTGA
- a CDS encoding 30S ribosomal protein bS22, translated as MGSVIKKRRKRMAKKKHRKLLRKTRHQRRNKK; from the coding sequence GTGGGTTCTGTCATCAAGAAGCGCCGCAAGCGCATGGCGAAGAAGAAGCACCGCAAGCTGCTTCGCAAGACTCGCCACCAGCGCCGCAACAAGAAGTAA
- a CDS encoding glutaredoxin family protein, protein MRTITLIGKEGCHLCDVARGVIEHVLAELPDEAADRIQLEEKSILDDPALHEQWAEKIPVVMIDDDLHAYWRVNPERLRTAVEEATRPEGASL, encoded by the coding sequence GTGAGAACCATCACGCTCATCGGCAAAGAAGGCTGCCACCTCTGCGACGTCGCCCGCGGGGTGATCGAGCATGTCCTCGCCGAACTCCCCGACGAGGCGGCCGACCGCATCCAGCTCGAGGAGAAGTCCATCCTGGACGACCCGGCGCTGCATGAGCAGTGGGCCGAGAAGATCCCCGTCGTCATGATCGATGACGATCTGCACGCGTACTGGCGAGTGAACCCCGAGCGGCTGCGTACCGCGGTCGAGGAGGCCACCCGCCCCGAAGGAGCATCACTGTGA
- a CDS encoding Dabb family protein: MTIRHIVAWKLAATDADQRAEHAAGITTRLLALEGVVPSIRAISVGADVLGGENWDVAIVADFDDLDGLREYIDHPAHQEVVTYVRSVVSSRVAVDFEL, from the coding sequence GTGACCATCCGCCACATCGTCGCCTGGAAGCTCGCCGCCACCGATGCCGATCAGCGCGCCGAGCACGCGGCCGGCATCACCACGCGGCTCCTCGCGCTCGAAGGGGTCGTCCCCAGCATCCGCGCCATCTCCGTGGGCGCCGACGTTCTCGGCGGCGAGAACTGGGACGTGGCGATCGTCGCCGACTTCGACGACCTCGACGGTCTGCGCGAGTACATCGACCACCCCGCCCATCAGGAGGTCGTCACCTACGTGCGCTCGGTGGTCTCCTCGCGCGTCGCGGTGGACTTCGAGCTCTGA